One genomic segment of Primulina tabacum isolate GXHZ01 chromosome 9, ASM2559414v2, whole genome shotgun sequence includes these proteins:
- the LOC142556470 gene encoding uncharacterized protein LOC142556470: protein MSGGEATTSRGNRQFGAIIDDGVRPFADSVTLKVNNSLARVRASMLVRPPSRIKGFYEEYEKSFYGPMATANSHVTISHMGKALRGLLEMQIRHPEVMSPDVSLMDRELYTLMSVVAEDKDKVVNTNLVGIFKGIDPEWSCLS, encoded by the exons ATGTCAGGTGGCGAGGCGACCACGTCGAGAG GAAACCGTCAGTTTGGGGCAATTATAGATGACGGTGTGAGGCCATTTGCGGATAGCGTGACTTTGAAGGTAAACAACTCGCTGGCGCGAGTTAGGGCATCGATGCTCGTCCGTCCGCCGAGTAGGATTAAAGGATTTTATGAAGAATATGAGAAGTCGTTCTACGGGCCCATGGCGACCGCAAACTCACATGTCACTATCTCT CACATGGGCAAAGCTCTCCGAGGATTGCTTGAGATGCAGATCCGACATCCTGAAGTCATGTCACCAGATGTGTCGTTGATGGATAGGGAATTATACACTTTGATGTCAGTAGTGGCCGAAGATAAAGACAAAGTTGTCAACACAAATCTGGTGGGGATATTCAAAGGTATTGATCCAGAATGGTCGTGCCTCTCGTGA